The genomic region aaagactATGCAGCAACATGCCGAATACAAAATGCCCGATAAGCATGGGGGGGTTGCCAACCACTATCGGGGCTCTCTAATGCAACCTTGATGCCGTTGTGTCTGTCAGAGATCACGAGAATACCCTGCTGTGGAGTGACATGCCTTCTAAGGTTCGATAGAAAGTACGACCAAGAATCTACGTTCTCTCCCTCCACGAGTGCAAACCCAACAGGCAAAATGTTCGAGTTACCATCCTGTGCGATCGCCAACAACAACGTCCCGCCATATTTGCCATACAGGTGTGTGCCGTCGATGCTTATCAGCGGCTTACAGTGGCGGAAAGCCTCAATACACGGAGGAAACGTCCAGAACATCCGATGAAAGAAAACTCTATCCTCGTCAACTTGGTCACCCACCCTAACCGGGGACGTCTTCAATAGAGCAATCGAACCTTCCATCGTGCATGTGACTCCAAGGATCCACCGAGGCAGATCTGcatatgactcctcccaatcacCATATATTTGCGCTactgccttctgcttcgccaaccacACCTTCCGATAACTAGGCATGAATCCATAAGTCGCCTCCGTGGCCTCTTGCAACACCTTAATAGACACCGACGCATCAGCTCGAACCAATGGATAGATTCTCGCACAGatgacatgataatcaagctGCTTGTGGTCGCTTGATATCGATGTGGCCATACACGTGTGCGGACCGTTGTACCTCCTAACCTCCCATGTGCCCTTCCTTTTCCGCATGACTATCCGAATCAACCACGTGCACCCGTTACCAAACTCCTTGCATCTCCCTTGGTATTTCAGGTTGTCAGACTCCATAACCTTGTACTCAACTCCACGCCGAATACTGTAATCCTTCACACTCAACACGGCTTCCTCTTTACTCTGGAAGGATTGGCCAATCTGAAATTCAGACATATTTGTCCCATCATGCATCCCCTGCCCCTCGAATGTTGCATCAGCATTCTGCTGTTGACCGATGGCTTCCAAGTTCAAAGAAGAGAGGTGGGGAGGGTACTCCTGTGTTGCAGAACCGGAACATCCATGGGCTGAACGTCCGCCTCTTGGAATATCATCATCACTGTCCCCACCAATATCGACAGGCTCCTCATCCAAATCATCGTCAAACAGTGCATTCTCAACCCGATCCGGTCCGACATCGCATTCAAAATCAGGAACAACAGGACCAACATATGCATGAACAGCCCCAGCACGTTCGGGCTCCGGATTCGGAACTGCCACTGCTACCACAGGCATCGATGTTGAGGCACCACCGGCTGGGATCGACTGAGGATTAGGGGCCGATGCCCCTGAGCTATCCACACCATCTTCCAACTTTGCAAACAGCTCAGTTACCCTCACCTCTGGAAAACTACGCCTGCAGTGAAACAAGACATGCAAGTCTTCATCCGACCCGATCACGAAGGTCTTCTCAT from Arachis ipaensis cultivar K30076 chromosome B02, Araip1.1, whole genome shotgun sequence harbors:
- the LOC107628064 gene encoding uncharacterized protein LOC107628064; this encodes MEREESFVALVHCSGKIQKSKRHGVKFTDREPLSVFIRSSNTLAEIKQNILRKLGVCGTKWVKKLFYKIPIDVVSTGVRYEKTFVIGSDEDLHVLFHCRRSFPEVRVTELFAKLEDGVDSSGASAPNPQSIPAGGASTSMPVVAVAVPNPEPERAGAVHAYVGPVVPDFECDVGPDRVENALFDDDLDEEPVDIGGDSDDDIPRGGRSAHGCSGSATQEYPPHLSSLNLEAIGQQQNADATFEGQGMHDGTNMSEFQIGQSFQSKEEAVLSVKDYSIRRGVEYKVMESDNLKYQGRCKEFGNGCTWLIRIVMRKRKGTWEVRRYNGPHTCMATSISSDHKQLDYHVICARIYPLVRADASVSIKVLQEATEATYGFMPSYRKVWLAKQKAVAQIYGDWEESYADLPRWILGVTCTMEGSIALLKTSPVRVGDQVDEDRVFFHRMFWTFPPCIEAFRHCKPLISIDGTHLYGKYGGTLLLAIAQDGNSNILPVGFALVEGENVDSWSYFLSNLRRHVTPQQGILVISDRHNGIKVALESPDSGWQPPHAYRAFCIRHVAA